The Hydrogenobacter sp. T-2 region ACTTATGAGATGGTCCCTGTTTCTGCGGACAATATAAGAGAGGAGACCAAGTTTCTCAAAGAGGGTATGACAGTGGTGGTCTTCTTCTACAAGGGACAGCCCATAGGTATTGAACTTCCAAAGCAGGTGGAGCTTGCGGTGGTGGAAACAGAGCCAGCCTTTAAAGGAGATACCGCAGCGGGTGGTTCTAAACCTGCCAAGTTAGAAACGGGTGCGGTGGTGCAAGTGCCCTTTTTTGTAAAGGAAGGAGACATAGTAAAGGTGGACACCCGCACCGGTGCATACATAGAGGTGGTAAAGAGAGCCTAATGGATAAGGATTTTGTAAAAGAGATAATAAACCTTGTAAAGGGTAGCGACATAAAACAGCTCACCATAGAAGCGGAAGGTTTCAAGCTATTCATAGAAACCCACCAAAAGGAAATACTTCAAAGGGTAGAAAATGCTCCAAGAGAAGTCCGCTATCAAGAGGTAATACCACCTTCAGAGGATGTCCCTCAGGAAAACCTGCATGTGATAAAAAGTCCGCTTGTGGGCACCTTTTATAGGTCTCCATCTCCTGGTGCACCTCCCTTTGTAGAGGTGGGTGATACAGTGTCTCCAGGTCAGGTGCTCTGTATAATAGAAGCCCTAAAGGTTATGAACGAGATAGAGAGCGATGTGAGAGGCAAAGTGGTAAAGATACTGGTGGAAAACGGAGAAACGGTGGAATACGGTCAGCCTCTCTTTATAATAGATACCAATGTCTAATATGGAAGAGAAAAGGGTCAGCCTAAGACTTTCCGAACTTGAACACACATACGTAGGAAAGACCTCTTATGGTGAGCTTCTGGTAGGAGAACATGGCTACAAGCCTATGGAGCTTCTTCTTCTTGCCCTTGCGGGTTGTAGTGGTGTGGATGTGTCGCACATACTCAAAAAGAAAAGGCAAGAGGTAAAAGACATACAGATTGAGGTGGTAGGCATAAGGAGAGAAGAGCATCCAAGAGTATACGAGAAAATACAGGTCAAGTATAGGGTTTATGGTAAAGGCGTAAAAGAAAAGGCGGTAGAAGAAGCCATTAGGCTTTCAGTAGAGAAATACTGTAGCGTGTATGCCATGCTAAAGGAGTCTGCCAACATAGAAGTTTTCTTTGAGGTGCTTAATGAGGCTTGAAAACCTTTGGAAAAAGGGCAAAAAAGCCTTAGTGTCCTATATGATGGTGGGTTATCCAGACTATGAGACTTCTATGAAAGCCTTTAGAACCCTTCTGAGAGAGGGGACAGACATATTGGAGATAGGTTTTCCCTTTTCTGACCCTGTGGCGGATGGACCTACCATACAGACCGCTCACGAGTTAGCCTTAAGGGAGGGTATAAGCTCTAAGCATGTCTTTGAGCTCTCTCAGAGGCTAAGAGAGGAGTTTCAAGAAAAGCCCTTTCTCCTCATGACCTACTATAACCCAATATTTCGCATGGGTCTGGAAAATTTCTGCAGAAGGGCAAAAG contains the following coding sequences:
- the efp gene encoding elongation factor P, translating into MGVKIDINSVQRDMFIEHNGMPHRVLDYEHVKPGKGQAFVRIKAKNMQTGNVIEITYKSSDAIELADFEQVFAEYSYSDGDYYYFVSQTTYEMVPVSADNIREETKFLKEGMTVVVFFYKGQPIGIELPKQVELAVVETEPAFKGDTAAGGSKPAKLETGAVVQVPFFVKEGDIVKVDTRTGAYIEVVKRA
- the accB gene encoding acetyl-CoA carboxylase biotin carboxyl carrier protein: MDKDFVKEIINLVKGSDIKQLTIEAEGFKLFIETHQKEILQRVENAPREVRYQEVIPPSEDVPQENLHVIKSPLVGTFYRSPSPGAPPFVEVGDTVSPGQVLCIIEALKVMNEIESDVRGKVVKILVENGETVEYGQPLFIIDTNV
- a CDS encoding OsmC family protein, with the protein product MEEKRVSLRLSELEHTYVGKTSYGELLVGEHGYKPMELLLLALAGCSGVDVSHILKKKRQEVKDIQIEVVGIRREEHPRVYEKIQVKYRVYGKGVKEKAVEEAIRLSVEKYCSVYAMLKESANIEVFFEVLNEA